In Pseudomonas sp. p1(2021b), the genomic window CCGCCGCGACATGTAGTCGGCCAGGGCACCGATCGGCAGCTGCAGCACCGCATCGCCCACCACCACGGTGCTGACCATGAACAGCGCCACTTCCGCAGTGAACCCTTGCTGCAGGCAGTACACCGGCAACAGCGTCAGGATCATCGCCTCGAACGCAGCGAACAGGGCAATGGCCCAGGCGATCACCGGCAGGCGCCGGCAGAAGGCGAACAGGTCGCCGAAGGTGACGCTGCAGGCTTCGGTACTCGGCGCACCACCGCGCCCCAGCAGTACCAACGGCGCGCACAGCAGCAAGGCCGTCGCGGCCCAGAACCCGAAATCGTCATCCGACCCCAGGAACCCCAGCACCAGCGGCCCGGCCAACTGGCTCAAGGCGTAGCTGCTGCCATACAACGCCACCAGCCGCCCCCGCCACTGCTCGACCACCAGTTGGTTGATCCAGCTTTCGCCGAGGATGAACACCACCGTCAAGGCCATGCCGATCAGCAGACGCAAGGCCAGCCATAGCGGATAGCTAGGCAGCAGTGCCACCAGGCCGATCGACAAGGCCCCGCCCCACAGACACAGGCGCATGGCGGCCGGTACGCCGACCCAACCGGCCAGGCGGCTGGCTAGGCTAGCGCCGAGCAGGACCCCGAGCGCCGGCATCGCCGCCATCACGCCGATGGCGAACCCACCGTAGCCCCAGCCCTCCAGGCGCAAGGACACCAGCGGCATGCTCACGCCGAGCGCGAGCCCGACACTGAGCACCGAGGCCAGTACGGCAAAGTAGGTTCCCCAACGCATGGCAGCCCTCCTAGGCCTAGTTTTCAGAACCCCATTCGCGGGTAAACCCGCTCCCACAGGTACTACGCCGTTGTTAAGGGCAATATGAAACCTGTGAGAGCGGGTTTACCCGCGAAGCGTCCGCGATGGATTACAGCTTGATCCAGGTCGCCTTCAGCTCGGTGTACTTCTCCAGTGCATGCAGCGACTTGTCACGGCCGTTGCCCGACTGCTTGAAGCCGCCGAACGGCGCGGTCATGTCGCCGCCATCGTACTGGTTGACCCACACGCTGCCTGCGCGCACGGCGCGGGCGGTCTGGTGGGCCTTGGAAATGTCCGAGGTCCAGATGCCGGCGGCCAGGCCGTATGGCGTGTCGTTGGCGATGGCCACGGCTTCCTCGGCGGTGTCGAAGGTGATCACCGACAACACGGGGCCGAAGATCTCTTCCTTGGCGATCTTCATGGCGTTGGTCACGCCGTCGAAGATGGTCGGCTCGACATAGGTGCCGCCGGTTTCCTCCAGAGTGCGCTTACCGCCAGCCAGCAGCTTGGCGCCATCCTGGTGGCCGGCCTCGATGTACGACAGCACAGTGTTCATCTGCTGGGTATCGACCAACGCACCGACGGTGGTCTCGGGATCCAGCGGGTTGCCCGGCTTCCAGGCCTTCAGGGCCTCGACCACCATCGGCAGGAACTGGTCCTTGATCGAGCGCTCGACCAGTAGGCGGGAGCCGGCAGTGCAGACCTCGCCCTGGTTGAAGGCGATGGCGCTGGCAGCAGCCTCGGCGGCAGCCTTCAGGTCAGGCGCGTCGGCGAACACGATGTTCGGGCTCTTGCCGCCGGCTTCCAGCCAGACACGCTTCATGTTCGACTCGCCCGCATAGACCATCAGCTGCTTGGCGATCTTGGTAGAGCCGGTGAACACCAAGGTGTCGACGTCCATGTGCAGGGCCAGGGCCTTGCCCACGGTGTGGCCGTAGCCAGGCAGCACGTTCAGCACACCAGCCGGAATACCGGCTTCGATGGCCAGCTGGGCGATGCGGATGGCCGTCAGCGGCGACTTTTCCGACGGCTTGAGCACGATCGAGTTACCGGTGGCCAGGGCCGGGCCGAGCTTCCAGCAAGCCATCAGCAGCGGGAAGTTCCACGGCACGATGGCACCGACCACACCCACGGGCTCGCGGGTGACCAGGCCCAGCTGGTCGTGCGGAGTCGGGGCGACTTCGTCGTAGACCTTGTCGATGGCTTCGGCGGTCCAGTGGATGGCGTTGGCGGCGCCTGGGATATCGATGGTGGAGGAGTCACCGATCGGCTTGCCCATGTCCAGGGTTTCCAGCAAGGCCAGCTCTTCGACGTGCTCGCGCAGCAGGCCTGCGAAACGGATCAAGGTGGCTTTGCGCTTGGCCGGGGCCAGGCGCGACCAGACGCCGGATTCGAACACGGCGCGGGCGTTCTCGACGGCACGGTTGGCGTCGGCCAGGTCGCAGCTGGCGACCTTGGCCAGGAAGCGTCCGTCCACCGGGCTCAGGCAGTCGAAGGTTTCACCGGATGCGGCATCGGTGTATTCGCCGTTGATGAAGGCGCGACCTTCGATCTTCAGTTGTTGGGCACGCTGTTCCCAATCCGCACGAGTCAGGGTGGTCATACGAAACTCCTCCTCTTGTTAAGGTGCAACGCCGTACTGAGGACATCACGACGCTGTCGAAAATTCTGGCAGGGCGACAAGCGCATACTGGCACCCGACACCCTAAACCAGCCGGGTAAAACTATCAATATATTTGACACCAAAGGCCTAAAAGCCTACTGATGTGCATTTTATTAAACAACAAGAGGGCTTCACCATGACCATCAGCAGCATCATCGATTTCGCTCAGGTGCTCACCGAGGCAGAACGCTATCGCCCAGCGGCCGAGAAAATCCTCAAGGGCGAACCCGACCAGGCGGTCTACAACCACTACTCAAGCCCCTGCGGCCAGTTCGCCGCTGGTGTATGGGAAGGCGCGGTCGGCCAGTGGATGGTGAACTACACCGAGCACGAGTATTGCGAGATCACCCAGGGTGTCTCGGTGCTGCGCGACCAGGACGGCAATGCCAAGACCTTGCGTACCGGTGATCGTTTCGTGATCCCTGCAGGCTTCAAGGGCACCTGGGAAGTCCTCGAGCCTTGCCGCAAGATCTACGTCATGTTCGAACAGAAGTAATAGTTAACGCAGGCGCAGGCCCCCCTGGCGAGAGGATAGCCCGGCCCATCCGGGCAATCCATCAACCAAGGAGTATCACCATGACCAATGAAGAAGTCGTGCAAGCGCTGCAACACCTGGTCGGCATGCCCTATGAAGGGTCGATCAAAACCGCCATCACCCAGGTCACCGGTCGCACACGCGTGGTAGGCCCCAACGAAATGTCCACCCGTGAGTTCGACCCCGAACGCGTGCATGTACGTGTCGATGCGAGCGGCGCGGTTTCGGGCTTCGCGTTCAACTGAAGCTGAACGCTAGACATAAAAAAACCCGCTTCCTCACGGAAGCGGGTTTTTTCAGGTCGCCGATCAATTACTTGATCTTGGCTTCCTTGTACACCACGTGCTTGCGAACGACCGGATCGTATTTCTTGATCTCGATCTTGTCCGGAGTGGTGCGCTTGTTCTTGTCGGTGGTGTAGAAGTGGCCGGTACCGGCACTCGAAACCAGACGGATCAATTCACGCATGATGTTCTCCCTTAAACCTTGGCGCCAGCGCGACGGATGTCGGCCAGGACGGCATCGATACCGCGCTTGTCGATGATACGCATGCCCTTGGCGGAAACGCGCAGACGCACGAAACGCTTCTCGGATTCAACCCAGAAACGGTGGTGCTGCAGGTTCGGCAGGAAACGACGACGGGTTTTGTTGTTTGCGTGGGAAATGTTGTTCCCGGTTACCGGACCCTTACCGGTAACTTGACAGACTCTCGACATGCCTCAGCCCTCTAAAACCACATGCCCAACCCGGCATGGGTTGGCCGCTTAATCTCTCAGTCTATGGCGCCAGGCGCCGTGTTTCCGGGGGTCTTATCGACCGGATCCGCTTGCGCGACAGACCGTGCCCCTAGAAAAGAGCGCTGCTTTATACCAGAAAGACTCGGCCACAACAACAGAAGATGCGTTTCCTGATAGGGGCCGAGCGCGCCCGGCCAGCATAGCGACAAGCCCTGCGCGCTGTCGACCGCTCGTCGCCGTGCCCATGAAAAAGAGGGTGGTCATTTAGCGATGCGCACACTAGGGTAGGACGTTTCCGACTGCATAGATAGATAAAATGGGCCATCTGGCCAGCCAAGGAGCCACCATGCGTGCCGCCGCCCTTTCGTTGTTGTTCGCTTCCCTGTTCGCCACGGGCCTTGCCCAGGCAGCGCCGCTTGCCGTCTGTACCGAGGCCAGCCCCGAAGGTTTCGACGTGGTCCAGTACAACTCGTTGACCACCACCAATGCCTCGGCAGACGTGCTGATGAACCGCCTGGTGGAGTTCGATGCCAGCCAGGGCAAGGTAGTACCCAGCCTGGCCGAAAGCTGGACGGTGTCCGATGACGGCACGGTCTACGACTTCAAGCTGCGCAACGGCGTGAAGTTCCATACCACGGCCTGGTTCAAGCCCAGCCGCGCGCTGGATGCCGACGACGTGCTGTTCAGCTTCCAGCGCATGCTCTACCCCGCCCATGCCTGGCACAAGACCGCTGCGGGCGGCTACCCGCATGCCCAGTCGCTGCAGCTGGGCAGCCTGATCAAGCTGATCGAGGCGCCGGAGCCGCACACCGTGCGCTTTACCCTGACCCACCCGGATGCCACCTTCCTGGCCACCTTGAGCATGGGCTTCGCCTCGATCTACTCCGCCGAGTATGCCGACAAGCTGCTCAAGGCCGGCACGCCGGAGAAGCTCAACAGCCAACCGGTGGGCACCGGGCCGTTCGTGTTCCAGCGCTTCCAGAAGGACGCCGTGGTGCGCTACCGCGCCAACCCCGACTACTTCGCCGGCAAGCCGGCCATCGACCCGCTGATCTATGCCATCACCCCGGACGCCAATGTGCGCCTGCAGAAGCTCAAGCGCGGCGAATGCCAGGTGGCGCTGTCGCCCAAGCCGCTGGATATCGCCGAAGCTGGCAAGGATGACAGCCTCAAGGTAGCGTCCACCCCGGCCTTCATGACCGCCTTCGTCGCCCTCAATAGCCAGCATCCGCCGCTGGACAAGCCCGAGGTGCGCCAGGCGATCAACCTCGCCTTCGACAAGCCGGCCTACCTCAAGGCCGTGTTCGAGGGCACCGCCACTGCCGCCAACGGCCCCTACCCGCCCAACACCTGGAGCTACGCCAAGGACCTGCCCGGCTACTCACTGGACCTGAAAAAGGCCAAGGCGCTGCTGGCCAAGGCCGGATTGGCGAACGGCTTCGCCACGACGATCTGGACCCGCCCCTCGGGCAGCCTGCTCAACCCAAACCCGAACCTGGGCGCGCAGATGCTCCAGGCTGACCTTGCCAAAATCGGCATCAAGGCCGAGATCAAGGTCATCGAGTGGGGCGAGCTGATCCGCCGGGCCAAAGCTGGCGAGCATGACCTGCTATTCATGGGTTGGGCAGGCGACAATGGCGACCCGGACAACTTCCTCAGCCCGCAGTTTTCCTGCGCGGCGGTAAAGTCGGGGACCAACTTCGCGCGCTTTTGCGACAACCGCCTGGACCAGTTGATCAGCGCCGGGCGCACCACCAACGACCAGAGCGTGCGCAGCCGCCTGTACCAGCAGGCGCAGACGCTGATCCACCAGCAGGCCCTCTGGTTGCCGCTGGCCCACCCGACTGCGGCGACCTTGCTGCGCCAGGGTGTGGAGGGGTACCAGGTGAGCCCGTTCGGACGGCTGGATTTGAGCAAGGTCTCCGTCAATCGCTAAAGCCCTGTAGGAGCGGCCTTGCGCCGCGAAAGGGCCGCAACGCGGCCCCAGCTCTATTGCCCACCACGAGGCAAGGGGCTGCTGCGCAGCCCTTTCGCGGCACAAGGCCGCTCTACAGGATGATGAAGGCCTGGGGATAGCTAGGTTACGAACCACCCCTGCTCCAGCATCGACAGCGGCTCCCCATCGCCAATGATGATGTGATCCAGCACCCGCACATCGATCAACGCCAGCCCCCGCTTCAGCGAAACCGTCAGGTGCACGTCATCCTGGCTCGGCTCGCTGTTGCCCGATGGATGGTTGTGGCACAAGATCAACGCCGCCGCATTGTGCAGCAATGAGCGCCGCACCACTTCACGGGGGTAGACGTCCGCTCGGTTGACCGTCCCTCTGAACAGGATCTCGAACGCAATCGGCCTGTGCTTGGTGTCCAGAAACAGGCAGCCGAATACCTCGCTGACCTCATGGCGCAGCATGGATTTGAGGTAGCGCCGCACAGACGCCGGGCTCTCCAGGGCCGGCTCACGCTCGATGGACTCATCCAGATAACGCCTGCCGATCTCCAGCAAGGCCTGCAACTGCGCGTATTTCACC contains:
- a CDS encoding MFS transporter; its protein translation is MRWGTYFAVLASVLSVGLALGVSMPLVSLRLEGWGYGGFAIGVMAAMPALGVLLGASLASRLAGWVGVPAAMRLCLWGGALSIGLVALLPSYPLWLALRLLIGMALTVVFILGESWINQLVVEQWRGRLVALYGSSYALSQLAGPLVLGFLGSDDDFGFWAATALLLCAPLVLLGRGGAPSTEACSVTFGDLFAFCRRLPVIAWAIALFAAFEAMILTLLPVYCLQQGFTAEVALFMVSTVVVGDAVLQLPIGALADYMSRRTLFSGCALTLLVSSLAIPLTLHMPVIWPVWVLFGASAGGLFTLSLVLIGERYRDDELVRANAHVAQLWGIGCLLGPLIAGAGSQWISGHALPWLMAAGAAGLVVLTRRRDAFEPASA
- the rpmB gene encoding 50S ribosomal protein L28; protein product: MSRVCQVTGKGPVTGNNISHANNKTRRRFLPNLQHHRFWVESEKRFVRLRVSAKGMRIIDKRGIDAVLADIRRAGAKV
- the radC gene encoding RadC family protein, with amino-acid sequence MNIREWPADERPREKLLQRGTAVLSDAELLAVLLGSGVAGRNVLDLARGLLARFGGLRQFLEADREAVLREPGMGPVKYAQLQALLEIGRRYLDESIEREPALESPASVRRYLKSMLRHEVSEVFGCLFLDTKHRPIAFEILFRGTVNRADVYPREVVRRSLLHNAAALILCHNHPSGNSEPSQDDVHLTVSLKRGLALIDVRVLDHIIIGDGEPLSMLEQGWFVT
- a CDS encoding I78 family peptidase inhibitor encodes the protein MTNEEVVQALQHLVGMPYEGSIKTAITQVTGRTRVVGPNEMSTREFDPERVHVRVDASGAVSGFAFN
- a CDS encoding cupin domain-containing protein, translating into MTISSIIDFAQVLTEAERYRPAAEKILKGEPDQAVYNHYSSPCGQFAAGVWEGAVGQWMVNYTEHEYCEITQGVSVLRDQDGNAKTLRTGDRFVIPAGFKGTWEVLEPCRKIYVMFEQK
- a CDS encoding aldehyde dehydrogenase, whose product is MTTLTRADWEQRAQQLKIEGRAFINGEYTDAASGETFDCLSPVDGRFLAKVASCDLADANRAVENARAVFESGVWSRLAPAKRKATLIRFAGLLREHVEELALLETLDMGKPIGDSSTIDIPGAANAIHWTAEAIDKVYDEVAPTPHDQLGLVTREPVGVVGAIVPWNFPLLMACWKLGPALATGNSIVLKPSEKSPLTAIRIAQLAIEAGIPAGVLNVLPGYGHTVGKALALHMDVDTLVFTGSTKIAKQLMVYAGESNMKRVWLEAGGKSPNIVFADAPDLKAAAEAAASAIAFNQGEVCTAGSRLLVERSIKDQFLPMVVEALKAWKPGNPLDPETTVGALVDTQQMNTVLSYIEAGHQDGAKLLAGGKRTLEETGGTYVEPTIFDGVTNAMKIAKEEIFGPVLSVITFDTAEEAVAIANDTPYGLAAGIWTSDISKAHQTARAVRAGSVWVNQYDGGDMTAPFGGFKQSGNGRDKSLHALEKYTELKATWIKL
- a CDS encoding ABC transporter substrate-binding protein, with translation MRAAALSLLFASLFATGLAQAAPLAVCTEASPEGFDVVQYNSLTTTNASADVLMNRLVEFDASQGKVVPSLAESWTVSDDGTVYDFKLRNGVKFHTTAWFKPSRALDADDVLFSFQRMLYPAHAWHKTAAGGYPHAQSLQLGSLIKLIEAPEPHTVRFTLTHPDATFLATLSMGFASIYSAEYADKLLKAGTPEKLNSQPVGTGPFVFQRFQKDAVVRYRANPDYFAGKPAIDPLIYAITPDANVRLQKLKRGECQVALSPKPLDIAEAGKDDSLKVASTPAFMTAFVALNSQHPPLDKPEVRQAINLAFDKPAYLKAVFEGTATAANGPYPPNTWSYAKDLPGYSLDLKKAKALLAKAGLANGFATTIWTRPSGSLLNPNPNLGAQMLQADLAKIGIKAEIKVIEWGELIRRAKAGEHDLLFMGWAGDNGDPDNFLSPQFSCAAVKSGTNFARFCDNRLDQLISAGRTTNDQSVRSRLYQQAQTLIHQQALWLPLAHPTAATLLRQGVEGYQVSPFGRLDLSKVSVNR
- the rpmG gene encoding 50S ribosomal protein L33; protein product: MRELIRLVSSAGTGHFYTTDKNKRTTPDKIEIKKYDPVVRKHVVYKEAKIK